The Candidatus Nanopelagicales bacterium genome has a segment encoding these proteins:
- a CDS encoding PaaI family thioesterase has translation MTDAADESQPLVRDIHAPEPGVEVPSHYAQCYGCSAEQESGLRMRVVAGSDLTVRGEMAVREVHQGAPGLMHGGVLAAAFDEVLGALSWLLMRPAVTASLTVDFRAPVRVGDLLSIDAQVDGIDGRKVSCSGIGRNAEGTVLATASGLFIQVPIEHFAKHGRKQDVDKAAQSARSRPWMEIGP, from the coding sequence GCGGACGAATCTCAGCCACTTGTCAGAGACATTCACGCCCCAGAACCTGGCGTCGAAGTGCCGAGCCACTACGCCCAGTGCTATGGCTGTAGCGCTGAGCAAGAGTCAGGGCTCCGGATGCGCGTCGTTGCCGGCTCCGACCTCACGGTACGCGGCGAGATGGCGGTCCGCGAGGTGCATCAGGGAGCGCCAGGATTGATGCATGGCGGCGTTCTTGCGGCGGCGTTCGATGAGGTCCTTGGGGCTCTGAGCTGGCTGCTCATGCGACCAGCCGTGACGGCGTCCTTGACCGTCGATTTCCGCGCACCTGTACGTGTGGGAGACCTGCTTAGCATCGATGCGCAAGTTGATGGCATTGACGGCAGAAAGGTGTCGTGCTCCGGCATCGGACGCAATGCAGAAGGAACCGTCCTGGCGACAGCCTCAGGACTGTTCATACAGGTACCCATCGAGCACTTCGCGAAACACGGACGCAAACAGGACGTCGACAAAGCGGCCCAGAGCGCCCGGTCTCGCCCTTGGATGGAGATCGGTCCATGA
- the dut gene encoding dUTP diphosphatase has translation MTGAEVDVLVYRADPELPLPSYQHPGDAGMDLVTAEAAVLKPGERALLPTGICVALPMGYVAFVVPRSGLAARCGVSLVNAPGTVDAGYRGQIRVSVINLDPSREVVFERGDRIAQLVVQRAPRVRLHEVDSLPGSSRGMGGFGSTGGMSLSVDDGGRTSGAAPEATT, from the coding sequence ATGACCGGCGCCGAAGTCGATGTACTTGTCTATCGTGCCGACCCGGAGCTGCCGCTGCCGTCGTACCAGCACCCAGGGGACGCTGGGATGGATCTGGTCACAGCCGAAGCCGCGGTACTGAAGCCCGGAGAACGCGCGCTTCTGCCGACAGGGATCTGCGTGGCTCTACCAATGGGATACGTCGCGTTTGTGGTGCCTCGTAGCGGCCTCGCGGCCAGGTGCGGCGTCTCGCTGGTCAATGCTCCTGGGACGGTGGACGCGGGATACCGTGGTCAGATTCGGGTGAGTGTGATCAATCTTGATCCGTCCCGGGAAGTAGTGTTCGAACGCGGAGACCGGATCGCTCAACTGGTGGTACAGCGCGCGCCGAGGGTGCGCTTGCACGAAGTGGATTCGCTGCCCGGCAGCTCCAGAGGAATGGGCGGCTTCGGGTCGACCGGTGGTATGTCCCTTTCAGTCGATGATGGAGGGCGGACAAGTGGCGCTGCGCCGGAAGCGACGACGTGA